The Arachis hypogaea cultivar Tifrunner chromosome 14, arahy.Tifrunner.gnm2.J5K5, whole genome shotgun sequence DNA window ttcaataagcCAGACGATGATGAGTTTGAACAATCGGAAATGGGTGGAGTAGGGATTAGATTTTTTTGGGTTATTAAACGGTGGTTATTTGGATCAATGCCTTTGCTAATTAGCTTTCTTCTTATGTGAGAGTTCCAATAGTTCTTCACTTCATTGTCCGTCCGTCCCGGCAATCTTCCCGCTATTAGTGACCacctatataattaaaaatacaatttattttgttttgtattatTAACGGTACAAAAAAGGTTTTTACGCATATCCAATCATATATacagaaatttaagaagaaataGACCGAGTTTATATTATACTTATAGATTCGCACCGGTTGCCTAGAAGTGCATGAAGCTTGATGATGAGATCTTCTTCATCTTCAGCAAAGTTGCCTCTTTTAAGGTCTGGGCGCAAATAGTTTATCCATCTTAGCCTACAGCTTTTGCCACACCTTAATAGACCTAATCAACAACAATTTCTTAATTCTTAATGTGTAATGTGTTACATTAAATCAGATATATAGGTAGAACTACTTTATATGCATCAAAACGAACCCCTAATTATATTATTCCAACCTACAAAtagttcttttatttttccatgtATGGGAGTTTCTATGATACCCACGTTTGCAAGCTTCTAATTATAAAACATTCTAGTAAATCCATTAGTATAACGAAACATCAATGGACAAAACCCATAATCATactttttgtcttttttaatGTGTACCATGCTATTATATATTCTTAAAGAGAAATTATAGAAAATCGGTTTACATTagttaattttagaatttataatttaatatttaaagttaCAGATTcataatttaggatttcaaatttaagataaataaaattattttaaaaattaactaatgATGTATGAAAAGTTAATTCTCTCCTAGTATTACTCATTTTTAAATCAGTATTTCATTTAGATCGATTaatctaattaaaattatataaaaaattgcaattacaaaaataaaagagcaccaaagtatataaaattaatatgccTTATTGACtctatatgaattatattttatttatttcataataTCTTTTACTTAAAAATTTCACATATAGatgatttagtatatttacatacaatgtatcaattttaaaaatgaaaaatattttataacaaatcgTTGTATATACCTGCAGCTTGAGGGAGGGTACGCCAGCAAACATCGCCATGTTTGTTGATATAGTCAATGAGTTTTTGGTCTTCTTGTTTGGACCAAGCTCCTTTGTTCATGTCTTTGTTGGTTTCACAGCATGGCTTCCTCATTATTATTATGTTTTCTATCTAGCTACCTTCAATTCCTTCCTTTAAGGCCAATAACGCAAtgcaagaaagagagagagaaagagatttATTTGAGGAAGCCCAAGAGGACAAGGAGGAAAATATATAGTAGCtagtaagaaaaaaagaagaagaagagagagtagGTACGGTTTGGATAAATAATAATTGAagacaaaaagaaataaagagagtTGACTTGGACCGGTGGTTTAATTTGCTCCCATATGCATGCATGCGAGACTGCGTGGTTTGTGCGTgcgtcactcactcactcacaacACACATTCAGAGAGAATGAAATAATAATGGCAGAGTTGTTTTGGAAGTTTGGATCATgcataatttgtttttttttttttttttatttagccaCTCAAATACCAGTGTAATGTTGGTACCTTAGAACATATATATTCTACATGGCAATCTCTTGCACACTTAGCTTTAGCTTTGTTGAGATCATATCaaacatacatatatatttttaataataaataacgaaaacatttagaaaattttaatgtAATATCATAAATTAAGATAGATTgacaccaaaataaaaaaataataataaattaagatAGATGAGTAGGTAGTAGTAATGGAATATGGATTTCTGCAACTACAGTATTATATATTTCACTATGGCAATACTACGAACTTGAtttgtccaaaaaatataaaaaaaattatttaaaatatagggtttatttttttaaaaacaacaacaacaacaaagctttATCCCACTAAgtagggtcggctacatgaatcaaacgacgccattgtgctctgtcatgtatcatgtctacagagagaccgtttacatgtagatttcgtttgaccacctcatggatggtcttcttaggtcttcctctgcctttcgccctttgtccatcttccatctcatccaccctcttgactggatgt harbors:
- the LOC112742025 gene encoding transcription factor MYB8 — protein: MRKPCCETNKDMNKGAWSKQEDQKLIDYINKHGDVCWRTLPQAAGLLRCGKSCRLRWINYLRPDLKRGNFAEDEEDLIIKLHALLGNRWSLIAGRLPGRTDNEVKNYWNSHIRRKLISKGIDPNNHRLITQKNLIPTPPISDCSNSSSSGLLKKKNKNNDEATTNKSNNIHNYSYHQVVSSEEDESNNNNNNNKGLLLPDLNLDLTISIPSSSSSAENNDLKPTTIHHESNSSGRERNLMMAGNSPPTLLLFQ